Proteins encoded within one genomic window of Arachis ipaensis cultivar K30076 chromosome B08, Araip1.1, whole genome shotgun sequence:
- the LOC107614446 gene encoding pentatricopeptide repeat-containing protein At1g05750, chloroplastic — protein MLQPACTATPTSSLPHPPPQTNSKSSIKPNITKHHSLLLRRTQKSSDPNPTVLWTSSIAQHCRNGNLLQAASDFVRMREAGAEPNHITLITLLSGCAHYPSHSNISFGCALHAHARKLGCMDVNDVIVGTALIDMYAKCGSVGSARLVFDQMGVRNLVTWNTMIDGYMRNGETECALHLFDEMPVKNAISWTALIGGFVKRDCHEEALECFRAMQLAGAVPDYVTVIAVLAACANLGTLGLGLWVHRLAAKQGLLHNVKVANSLIDMYARCGCIEFARQVFESMLERTLVSWNSTIVGCAVNGLADEALNLFSSMQREGFEPNGVSYTGALTACSHAGFIDEGIRIFDYMTRVHRIAPRIEHYGCLVDLYSRAGRLEEALNVIKNMPMKPNEVVLGSLLAACRTRGDINLAEKVMRYLVELDPGGDSNYVLLSNIYAAVGKWEGANKVRRAMKVRGIQKQPGFSSIEIDSSVHKFVAGDKSHEENEHIYAALELLSFDLQLCGYVPDLSVKHSFEGD, from the coding sequence ATGCTGCAACCTGCGTGCACAGCTACCCCAACATCATCACTCCCCCATCCTCCACCTCAGACAAATTCCAAGTCTTCCATAAAACCCAACATCACAAAACATCATAGTTTGTTGTTAAGACGCACACAAAAATCCTCAGACCCAAACCCTACTGTCTTATGGACATCCTCCATAGCTCAGCACTGCCGAAACGGAAACTTACTCCAAGCTGCTTCCGATTTCGTTCGCATGAGGGAAGCCGGTGCCGAACCCAACCACATCACCCTCATTACTCTTCTCTCCGGTTGCGCTCACTACCCATCTCACAGCAACATCTCCTTCGGATGTGCATTGCATGCGCACGCTCGAAAACTGGGTTGCATGGACGTCAACGACGTCATCGTTGGCACAGCGTTGATCGACATGTACGCAAAGTGCGGCAGCGTGGGCTCTGCAAGGTTGGTGTTTGACCAAATGGGTGTAAGAAATTTGGTGACTTGGAACACCATGATCGATGGATACATGAGGAACGGCGAGACGGAATGTGCTCTCCACCTGTTCGATGAAATGCCTGTGAAGAATGCCATTTCTTGGACTGCTTTGATTGGCGGCTTTGTGAAGAGAGATTGTCACGAGGAAGCATTGGAGTGCTTTCGGGCAATGCAGCTCGCTGGTGCAGTGCCTGATTATGTTACTGTTATTGCTGTCCTTGCTGCGTGTGCCAACTTGGGGACACTTGGTCTTGGTTTGTGGGTGCATCGACTTGCTGCGAAACAAGGGTTATTGCACAATGTTAAGGTTGCCAACTCGTTGATTGATATGTATGCTCGGTGTGGGTGCATAGAGTTTGCTCGTCAAGTGTTCGAGAGCATGTTGGAGCGAACATTGGTGTCTTGGAACTCAACCATTGTAGGTTGCGCCGTTAATGGTCTTGCGGACGAGGCTCTGAATTTATTCAGTTCAATGCAGAGGGAAGGGTTTGAGCCTAATGGGGTCAGTTACACGGGTGCTCTAACAGCATGTAGCCATGCCGGATTCATAGATGAGGGCATAAGAATCTTTGATTACATGACGAGAGTTCACAGAATTGCGCCTAGGATTGAGCACTATGGTTGTCTAGTGGATCTCTATAGTAGAGCTGGGAGATTGGAAGAGGCATTGAATGTGATCAAGAACATGCCCATGAAGCCTAATGAAGTGGTGTTAGGGTCATTGCTTGCTGCTTGTAGGACTCGTGGGGACATTAATTTGGCTGAAAAAGTGATGAGATATCTTGTTGAATTGGATCCTGGTGGAGATTCCAATTATGTGCTCCTTTCTAACATTTATGCAGCGGTTGGAAAGTGGGAAGGTGCAAACAAAGTTAGGAGGGCAATGAAGGTCCGTGGGATTCAAAAGCAACCAGGCTTTAGCTCCATTGAGATTGATTCAAGCGTGCACAAGTTTGTGGCAGGTGATAAATCTCATGAAGAGAATGAGCATATTTATGCAGCTTTGGAGCTCTTGTCTTTTGATCTTCAATTATGTGGCTATGTTCCGGATTTATCTGTAAAACATTCTTTTGAGGGTGATTGA
- the LOC107613852 gene encoding receptor-like kinase TMK3 — MEGSHIMAVLFFLFFGLIMRMCYGDTDPNDLKVLNSFRKGLENPELLKWPEDGDDPCGPPSWPYVFCSGDRVTQIQAKNLGLRGTLPPNFNQLSELYNLGLQRNNLTGMLPSFSGLSKLEFAFLDYNAFEAIPSDFFNGLTSLRVLSLEENPLNGTTGWSFPLDLEKSVQLTNLSLVNCNLVGPLPDFLGTLPSLTNLRLSGNRLSGKIPETFAQSSIQVLWLNNQEGEGLTGPIDVVSSMIFLRQLWLHGNQFNGRIPHDIGNLTSLQELNLNSNQLVGLIPESLAEMELELLVLNNNMLMGPIPEFKAANVSYNNNFFCQIKPGHECDPQVTALLDVLDNLNYPLFLISDWSGNNPCTGSTESTGPWFGLSCNSNHQVSIINLPRHELNGTLSPSLAKLDSLLEIRLEGNNITGMVPSNFSELKSLRLFDLSDNHLEPPLPNFREDVKVVIVGNPLLTTESGGMSLPPENSHPSPDNLSPPSSSSHKAHDPNMNSSSSQSKLDHSKRFKTVAIVSGITVFVVAVPLVVFLFICSMKKKKASLDAPSSIVVHPRDPSNRDNVVKVTVSDTTTGSLSTKTGTSSLSNISGETQNSHIIEAGNLVISVQVLRKVTNNFSSENELGRGGFGTVYKGELEDGTKIAVKRMEHGVISSKALEEFEAEIAVLSKVRHRHLVSLLGYSIGGNERLLVYEYMPLGALSQHLFHWKNLKLKPLSLSQRLAIALDVARGIEYLHGLACQTFIHRDLKSSNILLGDDFHAKVSDFGLVKLAPDGEKSVATKLAGTFGYLAPEYAVMGKITTKVDVFSYGVVLMELLTGLTALDESRPEERRYLAEWFWRIKSNKEKLMAAIDPALEATDEAFESISIVSELAGHCTAREAHHRPDMSHVVNVLVALVEKWKPVDDELDYDSGIDYSRPLPQMLKIWKEAESNEFSYGASTENSRGSSIAAKPSGFADSFTSADAR, encoded by the exons ATGGAAGGTAGCCACATCATGGCAGTGTTGTTCTTTCTCTTCTTTGGCCTAATTATGAGAATGTGTTATGGTGACACAGACCCAAATGATCTCAAAGTTCTGAATTCTTTCAGAAAAGGGTTAGAGAATCCTGAGCTTCTGAAATGGCCGGAAGATGGAGATGATCCATGTGGCCCTCCTTCATGGCCTTATGTGTTCTGCAGTGGTGATAGAGTCACTCAGATTCAGGCCAAGAATCTTGGACTCAGAGGAACATTGCCTCCAAATTTCAATCAGCTCTCAGAACTCTACAACTTGGGCCTTCAAAGGAACAATCTCACTGGGATGTTGCCTAGTTTCAGTGGATTATCTAAGTTGGAATTTGCTTTCTTGGATTACAATGCATTTGAAGCAATCCCTTCAGATTTCTTCAACGGACTTACCAGCTTGAGGGTTTTGTCTTTGGAAGAAAATCCATTAAATGGAACTACTGGTTGGTCATTTCCTCTTGATTTGGAAAAATCAGTGCAACTAACCAATCTTTCTCTTGTTAATTGCAATTTGGTTGGACCGTTGCCGGATTTCCTAGGCACATTGCCTTCCCTAACGAACCTGAGGCTTTCCGGGAACAGGCTATCCGGTAAGATTCCGGAAACTTTTGCTCAATCTTCTATCCAGGTTCTATGGTTGAACAATCAAGAAGGTGAAGGGTTAACGGGTCCTATTGATGTTGTTTCTTCAATGATTTTCCTAAGACAGCTTTGGCTACATGGAAATCAGTTCAATGGGAGAATTCCACATGATATTGGAAACCTTACTTCCTTGCAAGAGCTCAACCTCAATAGTAATCAACTTGTTGGCTTGATTCCTGAATCCCTAGCAGAAATGGAACTTGAGTTACTGGTGTTGAACAATAACATGTTAATGGGTCCAATACCAGAATTTAAGGCTGCAAATGTTTCTTATAATAACAATTTCTTTTGTCAAATTAAGCCAGGGCATGAATGTGATCCTCAAGTTACTGCACTGCTAGATGTTCTGGATAATCTGAACTATCCATTGTTTCTCATTTCGGATTGGTCAGGCAACAATCCATGCACTGGAAGCACAGAGAGCACAGGGCCATGGTTCGGATTGAGCTGCAATTCCAACCACCAGGTATCTATAATCAATTTGCCACGGCACGAGCTCAACGGTACTCTTAGTCCCTCACTTGCTAAGTTAGATTCATTACTTGAAATTAGGCTAGAAGGAAATAACATAACTGGCATGGTTCCTAGTAATTTTTCTGAATTGAAATCTTTGAGGTTGTTTGATTTAAGTGACAACCATCTTGAGCCCCCATTGCCAAATTTTCGCGAAGATGTTAAGGTTGTTATTGTGGGAAACCCTCTTCTTACTACTGAAAGTGGAGGAATGTCTCTGCCGCCTGAAAATTCACATCCTTCTCCAGACAACCTGTCACCCCCTTCATCCTCCTCTCATAAGGCACATGATCCCAATATGAATTCAAGTTCAAGTCAATCTAAACTGGATCATTCCAAAAGATTCAAGACAGTGGCAATTGTGTCTGGAATTACAGTCTTTGTAGTTGCTGTTCCTTTGGTTGTTTTCCTCTTCATTTGttccatgaagaagaaaaaggcCTCCTTGGATGCTCCAAGTTCCATTGTGGTGCACCCGAGAGATCCATCCAATCGGGATAATGTGGTTAAAGTCACAGTCTCAGATACCACTACTGGAAGCTTATCAACTAAGACTGGGACAAGTTCTCTGAGTAACATTAGTGGTGAGACTCAAAACTCTCATATAATTGAGGCTGGAAACCTTGTCATTTCGGTTCAAGTCCTACGCAAGGTTACCAACAATTTCTCTTCAGAAAATGAGCTAGGCCGTGGAGGGTTTGGAACTGTGTACAAGGGTGAACTTGAAGATGGGACTAAAATAGCAGTGAAGAGAATGGAGCATGGTGTTATCAGCAGCAAGGCGCTGGAGGAGTTCGAAGCTGAAATCGCTGTTCTTTCAAAGGTTCGTCACAGGCATTTGGTATCTCTTTTGGGGTATTCCATTGGAGGCAATGAGAGACTTTTGGTTTATGAATATATGCCTCTTGGTGCTCTTAGCCAACATCTTTTCCATTGGAAAAACTTGAAATTGAAACCATTGTCTTTGTCACAAAGGCTTGCAATAGCTCTAGATGTTGCTAGAGGGATCGAATACCTTCATGGTCTTGCCTGCCAGACCTTCATCCATAGAGACCTCAAGTCTTCTAATATTCTACTTGGTGATGATTTCCACGCAAAAGTATCGGATTTTGGTCTTGTTAAGCTTGCTCCGGATGGCGAAAAATCTGTGGCAACCAAGCTTGCTGGAACATTTGGATACCTTGCCCCTGAATATGCAG TGATGGGGAAAATCACCACTAAAGTTGATGTGTTCAGCTACGGGGTGGTCCTGATGGAACTACTGACTGGATTAACAGCGCTTGATGAGAGCCGGCCGGAGGAAAGACGATATCTAGCAGAATGGTTTTGGCgaatcaaatcaaacaaagaaaagctCATGGCTGCCATTGATCCAGCTTTGGAAGCAACTGACGAGGCTTTCGAGAGCATATCCATTGTATCTGAACTCGCTGGACACTGCACTGCAAGGGAGGCACACCACCGGCCAGATATGAGTCATGTAGTGAATGTACTCGTGGCATTGGTTGAGAAATGGAAACCGGTTGATGATGAGTTAGATTACGACTCTGGTATTGACTACAGTAGACCGCTCCCACAAATGCTGAAGATTTGGAAGGAAGCAGAGAGCAATGAATTTAGCTATGGCGCCAGTACTGAAAACAGTAGAGGAAGTAGTATAGCAGCCAAGCCTTCTGGTTTTGCTGATTCTTTTACCTCTGCTGATGCTAGATGA
- the LOC107610377 gene encoding aluminum-activated malate transporter 1-like, with amino-acid sequence MACYTAGFGDECFGTSEGEGSNKSNLQAYKSVLNSKLTEESLANFARWEPCHGPFRYGHPWKQYLKIGSLLRQCACLIDSLTGFLDSTKTPSEIKNKVQETCIQISKETGKSLKELSVSIQKTIPPCAANPSIEKSKLVSMNLKSILKSGLWEGTNLFEDIPIMTVTYLLLDVVSCTEKIAESVHELSVQAKFKNKDSKVAPNYPNSPPHDLQEKNIGVHHVITIN; translated from the exons ATGGCCTGTTATACTGCAGGTTTTGGAGATGAATGTTTTGGAACATCAGAGGGCGAAGGTTCCAATAAGTCAAACCTTCAAGCATATAAAAGTGTTCTCAATTCAAAGCTTACCGAAGAAAGCTTG GCGAATTTTGCAAGGTGGGAACCGTGCCATGGTCCTTTCAGATATGGTCACCCTTGGAAACAATATTTGAAGATTGGAAGCTTATTAAGGCAATGTGCCTGCCTCATTGATTCTCTTACTGGCTTCCTTGATTCTACCAAG ACCCCGTCAGAAATAAAAAACAAAGTGCAAGAGACATGCATCCAAATAAGCAAAGAAACAGGAAAATCTCTGAAGGAATTATCAGTGTCAATCCAAAAAACGATTCCACCATGTGCTGCAAACCCTAGCATTGAGAAATCTAAGCTTGTTTCAATGAACCTCAAGTCCATTCTGAAATCAGGGTTATGGGAAGGGACCAATCTGTTTGAGGATATTCCTATTATGACTGTGACTTATTTGCTGCTTGACGTGGTTTCTTGCACCGAGAAAATCGCTGAGTCAGTACATGAATTATCCGTGCAAGCAAAATTCAAGAACAAAGACAGCAAAGTTGCACCAAATTACCCAAATTCTCCTCCTCATGATCTTCAAGAGAAAAATATTGGAGTTCATCATGTTATTACAATCAACTAG
- the LOC107614447 gene encoding putative pentatricopeptide repeat-containing protein At1g56570 — translation MYKSQELKLVPLCATLLDACISSKNLKNLKRIHAVTITLGISSHDFIRTKLVSCYASCAQLHHANTIFSFANRKPTFLFNALIRAHSNLNNFAQSLSLFRFMVLSYKQFDRHTFPSVLKSCAGLSSLRLGKQVHGAVVVNGFSFDLANLNALISMYAKCGDLACARKVFDGMLERNVVIWTTMMAGYGMHGMFGEVFEMFDRMVEAGERPDGVSLTAVLSACSHGGFVEKGREYFEMMEVKFGIKPGLQHYTCMVDMLGRVGEVEEAERLILRMEVEPDEALWGALLGACRNHGKVEVAERIAERVCGREFSLASSV, via the coding sequence ATGTATAAGTCTCAAGAACTAAAGCTCGTACCTTTATGCGCCACACTTCTTGACGCTTGCATTTCCtcaaagaatttgaagaatttgaAACGAATCCACGCGGTCACCATTACCTTAGGAATTTCAAGCCATGACTTCATTCGAACCAAGCTCGTTTCTTGCTACGCTTCCTGCGCCCAGTTGCACCATGCAAATACAATATTCTCCTTCGCAAATCGCAAACCCACTTTCCTCTTCAACGCTCTCATCAGAGCCCATTCCAACCTCAACAATTTTGCCCAATCGCTCTCCCTGTTCCGCTTCATGGTTCTCTCATACAAGCAGTTTGATCGCCACACGTTCCCTTCTGTGCTCAAGTCTTGCGCTGGATTATCGTCGCTGAGGCTCGGTAAACAGGTCCATGGAGCAGTTGTGGTTAATGGGTTTTCCTTTGACTTGGCAAATTTGAATGCTTTGATAAGCATGTATGCGAAATGTGGTGACTTGGCTTGTGCCCGCAAGGTGTTTGATGGAATGCTTGAGAGGAACGTGGTTATCTGGACAACTATGATGGCGGGTTATGGGATGCATGGAATGTTTGGGGAGGTGTTTGAGATGTTTGATAGGATGGTGGAGGCTGGGGAGAGGCCTGATGGCGTGAGTTTGACGGCGGTGTTGTCGGCGTGTAGCCATGGCGGATTTGTGGAGAAGGGAAGGGAGTATTTTGAGATGATGGAGGTGAAGTTTGGTATTAAGCCAGGGCTGCAGCATTACACTTGTATGGTGGATATGTTGGGGAGGGTTGGGGAGGTTGAGGAAGCAGAGAGGTTGATTTTGAGGATGGAGGTTGAGCCTGATGAAGCATTATGGGGTGCCTTGTTGGGGGCATGTAGAAATCATGGGAAGGTGGAGGTTGCTGAGAGAATTGCAGAGAGGGTTTGTGGGAGGGAATTTAGTTTGGCTTCATCAGTTTGA
- the LOC107610379 gene encoding uncharacterized protein LOC107610379 — protein sequence MIKKKLSPFFPPMASKFFFTSLTLLVLFCLLLVKDTSGLSIIFFFSFLSQTWEEKKEGIIHNMFCLMADYCNANKHGCFDAQAAVLKEIRNRKLVQVFFAFKDKKTSLKAMLQGSSSSRMIRDGEKSVSWELRRVPSGPDPLHHNGGIGNPKPQTP from the exons ATGATAAAAAAGAAACTAAGTCCCTTCTTCCCTCCAATGGCATCAAAGTTCTTCTTCACCTCTCTCACTTTGCTGGTtcttttctgcttgcttcttgTGAAAGACACTTCTGGTTTGTCAATAATCTTTTTCTTCTCGTTTCTGTCACAAACTtgggaagaaaaaaaagaaggtatCATTCATAACATGTTTTGTTTAATGGCAGATTATTGCAATGCTAATAAGCATGGATGCTTTGATGCTCAGGCAGCTGTTCTCAAGGAGATTCGAAATAGGAAG TTGGTGCAGGTGTTTTTTGCTTTCAAGGATAAGAAAACAAGTCTGAAGGCTATGCTGCAaggatcatcatcatcaagaatgATAAGAGATGGTGAAAAATCAGTGAGTTGGGAGCTGAGGAGGGTTCCTTCTGGTCCAGACCCACTCCATCATAACGGTGGCATTGGCAACCCCAAGCCTCAAACCCCTTaa
- the LOC107614294 gene encoding histone deacetylase 8: MATEACSTVTVNHINVFWDEGMLKHETGIGVFDTGDDPGFLDVLEKHPENSDRLRNMVSILKRGPISPFISWHPGSPALISQLLSFHTPEYINELVEADKGGGKMLCAGTFLNPGSWDAALLAAGTTLCAMKHVLDGHGKVAYALVRPPGHHAQPSQADGYCFLNNAGLAVQLALDSGVCNKVAVIDIDVHYGNGTAEGFYRSNKVLTISLHMNHGSWGPSHPHNGSIDELGEDEGYGYNLNIPLPNGTGDNGYVYAFNELVIPSIQKFGPDLIVLTIGLDSSAFDPNGRQCLTMEGYRKIGKIVHDLAKQYSDGRLVIVQEGGYHVTYSAYCLHAFLEGVLSLASLPPLPDPIAYYPEDDTFSSKVIDAIKNYQKDKLPF, encoded by the exons ATGGCTACTGAAGCATGTTCAACAGTCACAGTGAACCACATCAACGTTTTCTGGGACGAAGGGATGCTGAAGCACGAAACTGGCATTGGAGTGTTTGACACTGGTGACGACCCTGGCTTCTTGGATGTGTTGGAGAAGCATCCTGAGAACTCTGACAGGCTTAGGAACATGGTCTCCATCCTCAAGAGAGGTCCTATTTCTCCCTTCATTTCTTGGCACCCTGGTTCACctgctctcatctctcagctccTCTCTTTTCACACCCCTG AATACATAAATGAACTAGTAGAAGCTGATAAAGGAGGAGGGAAAATGCTATGTGCTGGCACATTCTTGAACCCTGGATCATGGGATGCAGCACTTCTTGCTGCTGGAACCACACTCTGTGCAATGAAGCATGTCCTTGATGGACATGGAAAAGTTGCTTATGCCTTGGTTAGGCCCCCTGGCCACCATGCTCAACCTTCTCAGGCTGATGGCTACTGTTTCCTCAACAATGCTGGCCTTGCAGTACAATTGGCCTTGGATTCTGGTGTGTGTAACAAGGTTGCAGTTATAGACATTGATGTTCATTATGGGAATGGTACTGCTGAGGGATTCTATAGGTCTAATAAGGTTCTTACCATTTCCCTTCATATGAACCATGGATCATGGGGTCCATCCCATCCCCATAATGGATCCATTGATGAGctaggagaagatgaaggttatGGCTACAATTTGAACATACCTCTACCAAATGGAACTGGGGACAATGGATATGTTTATGCATTCAATGAATTGGTTATTCCATCAATCCAGAAGTTTGGACCTGATTTGATTGTTTTGACAATTGGACTAGACTCAAGTGCA TTTGATCCAAATGGAAGGCAATGCTTAACAATGGAGGGTTATAGAAAAATTGGGAAGATTGTTCATGATCTTGCAAAACAGTACAGTGATGGACGCCTTGTAATTGTTCAAGAAGGTGGATACCATGTTACATATTCAGCATACTGTTTACATGCATTTCTGGAGGGTGTTCTCAGCCTAGCATCATTGCCTCCATTGCCAGATCCTATTGCTTATTACCCTGAGGATGACACATTTTCATCAAAGGTTATAGATGCCATTAAAAACTATCAAAAAGATAAACTTCCTTTTTAG
- the LOC107610378 gene encoding aluminum-activated malate transporter 2-like, protein MASPITSQENATYFSCACQWLRQLPKKSCKKATNVAKKIKKSGQDDPRRITHSLKVGFALTLVSMFFYVQALYDSFGVNALWAIMTVVVVMEFSVGATLGKGLNRMAATLLGGFLGFGVQQLATLPGKTNQPILLAIFLFIIGAVMTYIRCIPGVKAKYDYGFSIFILTFSLVSISGYRNDESETLELSCKRLFTIIIGSILSMIVSACIFPVWIGEDLHNSVAKNIEKIGDFLEGFINDSFNVSEEKNEKSFAEEYESVLNSKTKEENMANLASWEPRHGKFQFNHPWKQYLKVGNSTRQCAYKIEALDYHIKSKIQITHELRNKIKDTCQHICLESGKALKELSLSIKSMKCLSKTNYKAHIANAKEAIESLSTMLKSNLSGGVVEVNLLEVVAIAAMASLLMDVVISIERISEQVDELASLAHFKSHNNNVHEDQTKATRTRPLPLLREGIMKRFFPRDKMPHHHNNRIHESSICSPKQNRSSTIEVIVQ, encoded by the exons ATGGCTTCTCCTATAACATCTCAAGAAAATGCAACATATTTCTCTTGTGCTTGTCAATGGCTTAGACAATTGCCCAAGAAATCATGCAAGAAAGCTACAAATGttgcaaagaaaataaagaaatcggGGCAAGATGATCCTAGAAGGATTACTCATTCTCTCAAAGTAGGATTTGCACTCACATTGGTCTCCATGTTCTTCTATGTCCAAGCTCTTTATGATAGCTTTGGTGTCAATGCATTGTGGGCTATTATGACGGTCGTTGTTGTCATGGAATTTTCTGTTG GAGCAACTCTTGGAAAAGGACTAAATAGAATGGCAGCAACATTGCTAGGTGGTTTTCTAGGTTTTGGAGTTCAACAACTAGCAACTTTGCCTGGAAAGACAAATCAGCCAATACTATTGGCAATTTTTCTCTTCATCATAG GTGCGGTGATGACATATATTAGGTGTATCCCTGGAGTGAAAGCAAAATATGATTATGGATTCTCAATTTTCATATTAACCTTCAGTCTTGTATCTATATCCGGTTATAGAAATGATGAGAGTGAAACACTAGAATTATCTTGCAAGAGACTATTCACAATTATCATTGGAAGCATTTTGTCTATGATTGTATCCGCTTGCATATTTCCGGTGTGGATAGGAGAGGATCTTCATAATTCCGTTGCTAAAAACATAGAAAAGATAGGCGATTTCTTAGAAG GGTTCATCAATGACTCCTTTAATGTATCGGAGGAGAAGAATGAGAAATCATTTGCTGAGGAATATGAAAGTGTTCTTAATTcaaaaacaaaggaagaaaacaTG GCTAATTTGGCTTCATGGGAACCTCGACATGGCAAGTTTCAATTCAATCATCCATGGAAGCAATACTTGAAAGTTGGAAACTCAACGAGGCAATGTGCTTACAAAATTGAAGCCCTAGATTACCACATTAAGTCTAAGATCCAA ATTACACATGAACTAAGGAACAAAATTAAGGATACATGCCAACACATTTGCTTAGAATCCGGGAAGGCTTTGAAGGAGTTATCTTTATCAATTAAATCAATGAAATGCTTATCAAAAACAAATTATAAGGCTCACATTGCAAATGCCAAAGAGGCAATTGAATCCCTAAGCACTATGTTAAAATCAAATCTCTCAGGAGGAGTAGTAGAGGTTAATCTACTAGAGGTAGTGGCAATTGCTGCAATGGCTTCACTCCTAATGGATGTTGTGATTAGCATTGAAAGAATTTCGGAACAAGTTGATGAATTAGCATCCTTGGCACATTTCAAGAGTCATAATAATAATGTTCATGAAGATCAAACAAAAGCTACGAGAACAAGACCGTTACCTTTGCTTCGTGAAGGGATTATGAAACGGTTTTTCCCTCGTGACAAAATGCCACATCATCACAACAACAGAATTCATGAGTCTTCAATATGTTCGCCGAAACAAAATAGGAGTTCAACCATAGAAGTGATTGTTCAGTAA